A region from the Brachyspira hampsonii genome encodes:
- a CDS encoding sugar kinase — MSYIIGFGEIMLRLSSIDNERLFQSSKLNATFGGVEANICVLASIFGLKSRYVTALPNNAIGKKVEELLLSHRVDTSAISWEGKRLGIYFVDPGNNYRSSNVIYDREYSSISQALIEDFDWDKVFNDASYFHISGVTPAISQTAADLTLYAVKEAKKRNVKVSCDINHRKKLWKYGKKIEDVMPEIVKYSDIVFANEYDAIKILGVKSDVDVDSDISDEDYKSIMNELIDKYSLDMVITTKREAISSNHNNIYSMLYAGKKLYKSKKYYIKNIIDRIGTGDSFAAGILSGIQLFDNYQDILEFAAASFCIKHSIPGDWNLTTKDEVINLMKSKDGLDVKR; from the coding sequence ATGTCATATATAATAGGATTTGGAGAGATAATGCTAAGGCTCTCATCAATAGATAATGAAAGATTATTTCAGTCCTCAAAACTTAATGCAACATTCGGAGGCGTTGAGGCTAATATTTGTGTTTTAGCTTCTATATTCGGATTAAAAAGCAGATATGTAACTGCTCTTCCTAACAATGCTATTGGTAAAAAGGTAGAGGAATTGCTTTTAAGTCATAGAGTTGATACATCTGCAATATCTTGGGAAGGTAAAAGACTTGGAATATATTTTGTAGATCCGGGTAATAATTATAGAAGTTCAAATGTTATTTATGACAGAGAATATTCTTCTATTTCTCAGGCTCTAATAGAAGATTTTGATTGGGATAAAGTTTTTAATGATGCTTCATATTTTCATATAAGCGGAGTAACTCCTGCCATAAGTCAGACTGCCGCGGATCTTACACTATATGCTGTAAAAGAAGCAAAAAAAAGAAATGTGAAAGTTTCATGCGATATTAATCATAGAAAAAAACTATGGAAATACGGTAAAAAAATAGAAGATGTAATGCCTGAAATAGTCAAATATTCTGATATAGTATTTGCTAATGAATACGATGCTATTAAAATTTTAGGTGTAAAAAGTGATGTTGATGTTGATTCTGATATAAGCGATGAGGACTATAAATCCATTATGAATGAGTTAATAGATAAATATTCATTAGATATGGTAATAACAACTAAAAGAGAGGCTATAAGTTCAAATCATAATAATATATACAGTATGTTATATGCAGGTAAAAAATTATATAAATCAAAAAAATACTATATAAAAAATATTATTGACAGAATAGGTACAGGAGACTCATTTGCGGCAGGAATACTTTCCGGAATACAATTATTTGATAATTATCAGGATATATTAGAATTTGCTGCTGCTTCTTTCTGTATAAAACATAGCATACCGGGTGATTGGAATTTAACAACAAAAGATGAGGTAATAAATTTAATGAAATCCAAAGACGGATTGGATGTAAAAAGATAA
- the uxuA gene encoding mannonate dehydratase — protein sequence MIMTLRWFGKNFDSVTLKQIRQIPGVKGVITTLYDSKVGEVWKEEDVQKLKKEVEESGLKIYGIESVNIHDDIKIGLPSRDKYIENYIKTLEVLGKNGINLVCYNFMPVFDWTRSDLAKVRPDGSTVLSYDQDIIDKIDPQKMFEQIDSSSNGFVLPGWEPERLSRLKDLFEMYKDVDDEKLFENLKYFLSAVMPTCEKYNIKMAIHPDDPAWPVFGLPRIIVNKENILRMVNSVNSPCNGVTLCAGSLGSNPKNDIPDIVRSLKGKIFFAHVRNLEHTAPGKFQEAAHLSSDGSMDMFAIMKAFYDIGFEGPFRPDHGRAIWDEVSMPGYGLYDRALGAVYLQGLWEAIEKMSK from the coding sequence ATGATAATGACTTTAAGATGGTTTGGAAAGAATTTTGATTCTGTTACTCTAAAACAGATTAGACAAATACCCGGAGTAAAAGGAGTTATAACAACTTTATATGATAGTAAGGTTGGAGAAGTTTGGAAAGAAGAAGATGTACAAAAATTAAAAAAAGAAGTTGAAGAATCTGGATTAAAAATATACGGCATAGAAAGTGTAAATATACATGATGACATAAAAATAGGTTTGCCTAGCAGAGATAAATATATAGAAAACTACATAAAAACATTAGAAGTTTTGGGAAAAAATGGAATTAATTTAGTATGTTATAACTTTATGCCTGTATTTGACTGGACTAGAAGCGATTTAGCAAAAGTAAGACCAGATGGATCCACTGTTTTATCTTATGACCAAGATATAATAGATAAAATAGATCCGCAAAAAATGTTTGAACAAATTGATTCTAGTTCTAATGGATTTGTTTTACCGGGATGGGAGCCTGAAAGACTAAGCAGATTAAAAGATCTTTTTGAAATGTATAAAGATGTTGATGATGAGAAATTATTTGAAAATTTAAAATATTTCTTAAGTGCTGTAATGCCTACTTGTGAAAAATACAATATCAAAATGGCTATACACCCTGATGATCCTGCTTGGCCTGTTTTCGGACTTCCTAGAATCATAGTTAATAAAGAAAATATTTTGAGAATGGTTAATAGTGTTAATAGTCCTTGCAACGGAGTAACTCTATGTGCTGGTTCTTTAGGTTCTAATCCTAAGAATGATATACCTGATATAGTAAGAAGTTTGAAAGGTAAAATTTTCTTTGCTCATGTTAGAAACCTAGAGCATACTGCCCCTGGAAAATTCCAAGAAGCAGCACATTTATCAAGCGACGGTTCTATGGATATGTTCGCCATTATGAAAGCATTTTATGATATAGGTTTTGAAGGACCTTTCAGACCTGATCATGGAAGAGCTATTTGGGACGAAGTATCTATGCCCGGATACGGACTTTATGACAGAGCATTAGGTGCTGTTTATTTACAAGGTTTATGGGAAGCTATAGAAAAAATGAGTAAATAA
- a CDS encoding MFS transporter, producing the protein MDNTINYHRAKIWQIAFFAFNNTATNLYMFFMFFISYYATGMLGLGVVLVSTLLTAMRIWDAITDPFVGYLLDKTNGKFGKNRPFIVAGNIVMIISCFIMYKFAYKAPENMRLLFFILVYAVYIIGYTLQCVVTKSAQTCLTNDPKQRPYFTIFDGSYNVVLFAGMQIVVSKVWIPKYGGFNAEFFNTFLTFTIIVSAILSALAIIGLWTKDRTEYFGLGKPQLITFKDYWTVITKNRAIQMLVIAASTSKLFVTIQSNSIVLVMLYGIICGNYALSGEVSAIYSIPSIIIIILGMKFVASRMGQRKALLFGTIGCIIFAALLLLLFIFGEPTTMSFKNPNFFTIAFIVLWILMQGFAGISTNIVIPMTADCADYETYRSGKYVPGLMGTLFSCVDKIISSFATTIVGLLIAMIGFKTTQPTPDTPYTTGIFWVTMFCVFLAPMIGWVLNIIAMRFYPLTREKMEEIQGAIAEIKAKNQ; encoded by the coding sequence ATGGATAATACAATTAATTATCATAGAGCCAAAATATGGCAGATAGCATTTTTTGCTTTTAATAACACAGCTACCAACTTATACATGTTTTTCATGTTTTTTATATCTTATTACGCTACAGGAATGCTAGGATTAGGAGTAGTTTTGGTATCTACACTTCTTACTGCTATGCGTATTTGGGATGCTATAACAGATCCTTTCGTTGGTTATTTACTAGATAAAACCAATGGAAAATTTGGTAAAAACAGACCTTTTATAGTTGCTGGAAATATTGTGATGATTATATCTTGTTTTATAATGTACAAATTTGCATATAAAGCTCCTGAAAATATGAGATTATTATTCTTTATATTGGTTTATGCTGTATATATTATAGGATATACTTTACAATGTGTTGTTACAAAATCTGCTCAAACTTGTCTTACTAATGATCCTAAACAAAGACCTTATTTTACAATATTTGACGGAAGTTATAATGTTGTATTATTTGCTGGCATGCAGATTGTAGTTTCTAAAGTATGGATACCAAAATACGGCGGTTTTAATGCTGAGTTTTTTAATACTTTCTTAACATTTACTATAATTGTATCTGCTATATTATCTGCACTTGCAATAATAGGATTATGGACTAAAGACAGAACAGAATATTTCGGACTTGGAAAACCTCAATTAATCACTTTTAAAGATTATTGGACTGTTATAACAAAAAACAGAGCAATACAAATGCTTGTAATTGCAGCTTCTACAAGTAAACTTTTTGTTACTATACAATCTAACTCTATAGTATTAGTTATGCTTTATGGTATAATATGCGGAAATTATGCTTTAAGCGGTGAGGTTTCTGCTATATATAGTATACCTAGTATAATTATAATAATATTGGGTATGAAATTTGTAGCCAGCCGTATGGGTCAGAGAAAAGCATTATTATTTGGTACTATAGGCTGTATAATATTTGCTGCTCTTCTATTATTATTATTTATCTTTGGAGAGCCTACTACTATGAGCTTTAAAAATCCTAATTTCTTTACTATAGCATTCATAGTATTATGGATATTAATGCAAGGTTTTGCTGGAATATCTACTAATATAGTTATACCTATGACTGCTGACTGTGCCGACTATGAAACTTATAGATCTGGAAAATATGTTCCGGGTTTGATGGGTACATTATTCAGCTGCGTAGACAAAATAATATCATCTTTCGCTACTACTATAGTAGGACTTTTAATTGCTATGATAGGATTCAAAACTACTCAGCCTACTCCTGATACTCCATACACAACAGGAATTTTCTGGGTAACTATGTTTTGTGTATTCCTTGCTCCTATGATTGGATGGGTATTAAATATAATAGCTATGAGATTCTATCCTCTTACTAGAGAGAAAATGGAAGAGATACAAGGAGCTATAGCTGAGATAAAAGCTAAAAATCAATAA
- a CDS encoding bifunctional 4-hydroxy-2-oxoglutarate aldolase/2-dehydro-3-deoxy-phosphogluconate aldolase gives MFEKYIQNKIIPVVVVENEEEIRNIAELCLEFLPSIELTLRTEYGYKALEILAKDYPTLPRAAATVLNTEQVDKILDLGTNLIISPGFQPVMLEYAKTKKYNYIPGAATPAELEQCLAYGHKYIKFFHAGLFGGINWIKNIAPVYQHTGVKFMPLGGVSIDNVKEYLQNKNVFACGGSWLCPRNLMEEKNWKEIKRRFEEAHNLIKDL, from the coding sequence ATGTTTGAAAAATATATACAAAATAAAATTATACCTGTAGTAGTTGTAGAAAATGAAGAAGAGATAAGAAATATAGCCGAGCTTTGTTTGGAGTTTCTGCCTTCTATAGAATTGACACTTAGAACAGAATACGGATATAAAGCTTTAGAGATATTAGCAAAAGACTACCCTACTCTTCCAAGGGCAGCTGCTACTGTTTTAAATACAGAACAAGTTGATAAAATACTTGATTTAGGAACTAATTTAATAATAAGCCCGGGGTTTCAGCCTGTAATGTTGGAATATGCTAAAACTAAAAAATATAATTATATACCGGGAGCTGCTACTCCTGCTGAACTTGAGCAGTGTTTAGCTTATGGGCATAAATATATAAAATTTTTCCATGCTGGTTTATTTGGAGGAATTAATTGGATAAAAAATATAGCTCCTGTTTATCAGCATACAGGTGTTAAGTTTATGCCTTTGGGTGGAGTAAGCATTGACAATGTAAAAGAATATTTGCAAAACAAAAATGTATTTGCATGCGGAGGCTCTTGGCTTTGTCCTAGAAACTTGATGGAAGAGAAAAATTGGAAAGAAATAAAAAGAAGATTTGAAGAAGCTCATAATTTAATAAAAGATTTGTAA
- a CDS encoding mannitol dehydrogenase family protein: protein MKINIENLINNKTFFEKNNIEIPKYDIKQIRKNTNEKPTWIHFGAGNIFRGFVARIADTILNDNVINTGIIAVDTHAAGRDDDYEMLEKVYKPFDNLTLLASIKSDGNIDKKVIGSITDILHADFINYYEELKKIFISDSLQIVSFTITEKGYSIKDSNGNYNKIVAYDIENEPKKAKNIMSIACAMLLERYKNGAYPIAMLSIDNCSNNGDKLKDSIIEIAKEWVKKGFADNGFIEYLEDNKKAAFPFSMIDKITPRPSEIISKKLESIGLEDMQIFKVGHNPMAAFVNAEVPEYLVIEDLFPNGRPDLNKAGVYITDRETVKNSEKMKVTTCLNPLHTSLAIFGCLLDYDFIYNEMKDPILKKLVEKIGYDEGMKVVINPKILNPMDFIKEVIEERLVNPYIPDSPKRIATDTSQKIPIRYGETLKSYVKNGLDTSSLIGIPITIAAWFRYLMGIDDKGNTMEISPDPMLEELQKHIKNIKFKDVNSVGDNLKPILSNKIIFACDLYDEKINLGNRIEEYFKEMIIGVNAVRECLNKYIK from the coding sequence ATGAAAATTAATATTGAAAACTTAATAAACAATAAAACCTTTTTTGAAAAAAACAATATAGAAATACCAAAATATGATATAAAACAAATTAGAAAAAATACAAATGAAAAACCAACTTGGATTCATTTCGGAGCTGGTAATATATTCAGAGGTTTTGTTGCGAGAATAGCGGATACTATTTTAAATGATAATGTTATAAATACTGGTATAATAGCTGTCGATACACATGCTGCTGGAAGAGATGATGATTATGAAATGCTTGAAAAAGTTTATAAGCCTTTCGATAATCTCACTCTTTTAGCATCTATTAAAAGTGATGGGAATATAGATAAAAAAGTTATAGGAAGCATTACTGATATACTTCATGCTGATTTTATCAATTATTATGAAGAATTAAAAAAAATATTTATATCAGATTCGCTTCAAATAGTAAGTTTTACTATAACAGAAAAAGGTTACTCTATAAAAGATTCTAATGGTAATTATAATAAAATAGTTGCTTATGATATTGAAAATGAACCTAAAAAAGCAAAAAATATTATGAGTATTGCTTGTGCTATGCTTCTAGAAAGATATAAAAACGGAGCTTATCCTATAGCAATGCTTAGTATTGATAACTGCTCTAATAATGGAGATAAATTAAAAGATTCTATTATTGAAATAGCTAAGGAATGGGTAAAAAAAGGTTTCGCTGACAATGGATTTATAGAATATCTTGAAGATAATAAAAAAGCTGCTTTTCCTTTTAGTATGATTGACAAAATTACTCCTAGACCTTCTGAAATTATCTCAAAAAAACTTGAGAGTATAGGGCTTGAAGATATGCAGATATTCAAAGTAGGACATAATCCTATGGCTGCTTTTGTAAATGCTGAAGTGCCTGAATATTTAGTTATTGAAGATTTATTTCCAAACGGCAGACCTGATTTAAATAAAGCAGGAGTATATATTACAGACAGAGAAACTGTAAAAAACTCTGAAAAAATGAAAGTTACTACTTGTTTAAATCCTCTTCATACATCTTTAGCAATATTCGGCTGTCTTTTAGATTATGATTTTATATATAATGAAATGAAAGACCCTATATTAAAAAAGTTGGTTGAAAAAATAGGCTATGATGAGGGCATGAAAGTAGTTATTAATCCTAAAATCTTAAATCCAATGGACTTTATAAAAGAGGTTATAGAAGAAAGACTAGTTAATCCGTATATACCAGATTCTCCTAAAAGAATAGCAACAGATACTTCACAAAAAATACCTATCAGATATGGAGAAACTTTAAAATCTTATGTAAAAAACGGACTTGATACTTCTTCTTTAATTGGAATACCTATAACAATAGCAGCTTGGTTTAGATATTTAATGGGAATAGATGACAAAGGAAATACTATGGAAATAAGTCCTGATCCTATGCTTGAAGAATTGCAGAAACATATAAAAAACATAAAATTTAAAGATGTAAATAGTGTAGGAGATAATTTAAAGCCTATACTATCAAACAAAATTATATTTGCTTGTGATTTATATGATGAAAAAATAAATCTAGGAAACAGAATAGAAGAATATTTCAAAGAAATGATAATAGGTGTAAATGCAGTCAGAGAGTGCTTAAACAAATATATTAAATAA
- the uxaC gene encoding glucuronate isomerase translates to MRNFMDKDFLLYNDTSKILFHDYASKCPIFDYHCHLSPKEIAENKKFKNLTEIWLYGDHYKWRMMRANGIDEKFITGDAEDYDKFRAWVKTVPNLIGNPLYHWSHLELQRYFDIYEIINEDNADIIWKKANEKLQNMTVKDILKKFKVHTIGTTDDPIDDLEYHKLIREGKAQIGKIDTNVVPSFRPDKAINIEMPDFSEYIKKLEKASSVNIKDIKSLVEALYKRIDYFKTLGCVSSDCSLSLVPFNLDDENNIDTIFKKAMNKEKLSLEEIEKYKTYILIKLTQKYKESNLVMQIHISAMRNNNEVMFKKLGADTGYDSVGDSNIIEKLSSLLKTANNNGGLPKIIFYSLNNKDYYPLSTLMGCFQDEGIKGKMQLGSAWWFLDNKDGMKEQLKVLANSGSLALFVGMLTDSRSFLSYSRHEYFRRILCNLIGKWAEDGEVPNNIKYLGSIIENICFNNSNIYFNS, encoded by the coding sequence ATGAGAAATTTTATGGATAAAGATTTTTTATTATACAATGACACATCTAAAATACTTTTTCATGATTATGCTTCAAAATGCCCTATATTTGATTATCATTGTCATTTGAGTCCTAAAGAAATTGCTGAAAATAAAAAATTTAAAAATCTTACTGAAATTTGGCTTTACGGAGATCATTATAAATGGAGAATGATGAGGGCAAATGGAATAGATGAGAAATTTATAACAGGAGATGCTGAAGATTATGATAAATTTAGAGCTTGGGTAAAAACTGTTCCTAATTTAATAGGAAATCCATTATATCATTGGAGTCATTTGGAGCTTCAAAGATATTTTGATATTTATGAAATTATAAATGAGGATAATGCTGATATAATTTGGAAAAAAGCCAATGAAAAATTACAGAATATGACAGTTAAAGATATTCTCAAAAAATTTAAAGTTCATACAATAGGCACTACTGATGATCCAATAGATGATTTAGAATATCATAAATTAATCAGAGAAGGAAAAGCTCAAATAGGAAAAATTGATACAAATGTTGTTCCTTCTTTCAGACCAGACAAGGCAATTAATATAGAAATGCCGGACTTCAGCGAATATATAAAAAAGTTAGAAAAAGCAAGTTCTGTTAATATAAAAGATATAAAATCATTAGTTGAAGCTTTATACAAAAGAATAGATTATTTTAAAACTTTAGGCTGTGTATCAAGCGATTGTTCTTTGTCATTAGTGCCTTTTAATTTAGATGATGAAAATAATATAGATACTATTTTCAAAAAAGCTATGAATAAAGAAAAATTGTCTTTAGAAGAAATAGAAAAATATAAAACATATATACTTATTAAATTAACTCAAAAATATAAAGAATCAAATCTAGTTATGCAGATACATATTTCAGCTATGAGAAACAATAATGAAGTAATGTTTAAAAAACTAGGTGCTGATACTGGATATGATTCTGTAGGAGATTCTAATATTATAGAAAAATTATCATCACTATTAAAAACTGCCAATAATAACGGAGGACTTCCAAAAATTATTTTTTATAGTCTTAACAATAAAGATTATTATCCGCTTTCTACACTTATGGGCTGTTTTCAAGATGAAGGCATAAAAGGTAAAATGCAGCTTGGTTCTGCTTGGTGGTTCTTAGATAATAAAGACGGAATGAAAGAGCAGTTAAAAGTGCTTGCAAACAGCGGTTCTTTAGCCTTATTTGTAGGAATGCTCACTGACTCAAGAAGTTTTCTTTCATACTCAAGGCATGAATATTTTAGAAGAATACTATGCAATTTAATAGGAAAATGGGCAGAAGACGGCGAAGTGCCTAATAATATTAAATATTTAGGAAGTATAATAGAAAATATATGTTTTAATAATTCTAATATTTACTTTAATAGTTAA
- the uidA gene encoding beta-glucuronidase, translated as MVNSMLYPRESRTRRVVDISGMWEFKIDSNNEGRKNGYANGLKDTTFIPVPSSFNDLFTDKNIREHAGDIWYETSFYLPLEWKDKNVNVRFGCATHEATVYINGKEVCTHVGGFMPFNAPVNEAGVFGEKNKLVVVVNNELSNTTLPCGHTETKPSGKKYIKPSFDFFNYAGLNRPVKITVTNKEYIYDIDILSEVNGSDGIVNYEVHTTGENKVFIKIYDEEGKEAASAEGKNGKIVIKNAKLWNPKAAYLYKFEACIKNGEELIDEYYLDFGIRTIKVEGTKFLINGKPFYFTGFGKHEDSETAGRGYNPPVIKRDFELIKWIGANSFRTSHYPYSEEIMQAADREGIVIIDEIAAVGMFDVGSVLNPGASKADYFSLEEVHTKTKEIHKKAVEELITRDKNHPSVVMWSLFNEPDTSKDEALPYFEDIFNFAKSIDKQNLPKTFAAIQASAPGKCKCMHLCDVITLNRYYGWYFLGGYEIDMSEEKFREEMSLYKDMNKPVMFTEYGADTYAGVHKLPSVMWSEEYQCEYYEMNFKVFDSYDFIIGEQLWNFADFQTTEGIFRVDGNKKGIFTRTRQPKAVAHYIRSRWTKLPLDYKK; from the coding sequence ATGGTTAATTCTATGCTATATCCTAGAGAAAGCAGAACGAGAAGAGTTGTTGATATATCTGGAATGTGGGAATTTAAGATAGACTCAAACAATGAAGGAAGAAAAAACGGTTATGCCAACGGATTAAAAGATACTACATTTATACCTGTACCATCTAGTTTTAATGATCTTTTTACAGATAAAAATATAAGAGAACATGCCGGAGATATATGGTATGAAACATCATTCTATCTTCCTTTAGAATGGAAAGACAAAAATGTTAATGTTAGATTCGGCTGTGCTACACATGAAGCTACTGTATATATTAATGGAAAAGAAGTATGTACGCATGTAGGCGGATTTATGCCTTTTAATGCTCCTGTTAATGAAGCCGGAGTATTCGGAGAAAAAAATAAATTAGTAGTTGTTGTTAATAATGAGCTTAGCAATACTACATTGCCTTGCGGACATACAGAAACTAAACCTTCAGGCAAAAAATATATCAAACCTTCTTTTGACTTTTTCAATTATGCTGGTTTGAATAGACCTGTAAAAATTACTGTTACAAATAAAGAATATATTTATGATATAGATATATTATCTGAAGTAAACGGCAGTGATGGTATAGTAAATTATGAAGTACATACTACAGGTGAAAATAAAGTATTCATAAAAATATATGATGAAGAAGGAAAAGAAGCAGCAAGTGCCGAAGGAAAAAATGGAAAAATAGTTATTAAAAATGCTAAATTGTGGAATCCGAAAGCTGCTTACTTATACAAATTTGAAGCATGCATCAAAAACGGCGAAGAATTAATAGATGAATACTATCTTGACTTTGGAATAAGAACAATAAAAGTTGAAGGTACAAAATTCTTAATAAACGGAAAACCTTTCTACTTTACAGGATTCGGAAAACATGAAGACAGTGAAACAGCCGGAAGAGGTTATAATCCTCCTGTAATAAAAAGAGACTTTGAACTTATTAAATGGATAGGTGCTAATTCATTTAGAACTTCTCATTATCCATACAGTGAAGAGATAATGCAGGCTGCTGACAGAGAAGGTATAGTTATTATAGATGAAATAGCTGCCGTTGGTATGTTCGATGTGGGATCCGTATTAAATCCGGGGGCATCAAAAGCTGATTATTTCTCTTTAGAAGAAGTGCATACAAAAACTAAAGAAATTCATAAAAAAGCTGTAGAAGAACTTATTACAAGAGATAAGAATCACCCTTCTGTTGTTATGTGGAGCTTATTTAATGAACCTGATACTTCTAAAGATGAAGCTTTGCCATACTTTGAGGACATATTCAACTTTGCAAAAAGTATAGACAAACAAAACTTACCAAAAACTTTTGCTGCTATTCAGGCATCTGCTCCGGGTAAATGCAAATGTATGCATCTATGCGATGTAATTACATTAAATAGATACTACGGATGGTATTTCTTGGGCGGTTATGAAATAGATATGTCAGAAGAAAAATTCAGAGAAGAGATGAGCCTCTATAAAGATATGAACAAGCCTGTTATGTTTACAGAATACGGAGCTGATACTTATGCAGGTGTTCATAAACTCCCTTCTGTTATGTGGAGCGAAGAATATCAATGCGAATACTACGAAATGAACTTCAAAGTTTTTGATAGTTACGACTTTATAATAGGCGAACAGTTATGGAACTTTGCTGATTTCCAAACTACTGAAGGAATATTCAGAGTAGACGGAAACAAAAAAGGAATATTTACTAGAACCCGTCAGCCTAAAGCAGTTGCTCATTATATAAGAAGCAGATGGACTAAATTGCCGTTAGATTACAAAAAATAA
- the sec2 gene encoding thioredoxin-like selenoprotein Sec.2, whose translation MSLKDILFGRGGCGUGPSINPFVEEETKKESPVEARIKILGTGCSKCQKLEENVIAAVEEAKLDLAIKYVEDMAEIASYGVMSTPALLLDDKVLSYGKVLSKEDIIKILKENL comes from the coding sequence ATGTCATTAAAAGATATTCTATTTGGAAGAGGAGGATGCGGCTGAGGACCTTCTATTAATCCCTTCGTTGAAGAGGAAACAAAAAAAGAATCGCCTGTAGAAGCTAGAATAAAAATATTGGGTACAGGCTGTTCTAAGTGTCAAAAATTAGAAGAAAATGTAATAGCTGCTGTAGAAGAAGCTAAACTTGATTTGGCAATTAAATATGTAGAAGATATGGCTGAAATCGCTTCGTATGGAGTAATGTCAACTCCTGCTCTATTATTAGATGATAAAGTTCTTTCTTATGGTAAAGTATTAAGCAAAGAAGATATCATCAAAATACTAAAAGAAAATTTATAA
- a CDS encoding tetratricopeptide repeat protein: MISEENKYFYSALNNIQNKKYDEAIDDLIKIIEIDPHNLDAYHNLARVYYDMENYDKAIDTYNKSIEIYPHDSDTYYYRAESYLNKKDYDKAIEDLEKSILKNEAYSDAYYLMSVAYRKKKKYKKAIKYLKKTLEFNNEDYIAYYDLYKLYGILSNYKNDEAIKEKYLLKSKKFLQKSADLGYEKAIEKLNNDASK, encoded by the coding sequence ATGATTAGTGAAGAAAATAAATATTTTTATAGTGCATTGAATAATATACAAAATAAAAAATACGATGAAGCTATTGATGATCTGATTAAAATTATAGAAATAGATCCTCATAATTTAGATGCCTATCATAATTTAGCAAGAGTTTATTATGATATGGAAAATTACGACAAAGCAATAGATACATACAATAAATCTATAGAAATATATCCGCATGACAGCGATACATATTATTACAGAGCAGAATCTTATTTAAACAAAAAAGATTATGATAAAGCTATAGAAGATTTAGAAAAAAGCATATTAAAAAATGAAGCGTATTCTGATGCTTATTATTTAATGTCTGTAGCTTATAGAAAAAAAAAGAAATATAAAAAGGCAATAAAATATTTAAAAAAAACATTAGAATTTAATAATGAAGACTATATAGCATATTATGATCTATACAAACTCTATGGTATACTTTCAAATTATAAAAATGACGAAGCGATAAAAGAAAAATATTTACTAAAGTCTAAAAAATTCTTACAGAAATCTGCCGATTTAGGATATGAAAAAGCTATAGAAAAATTAAATAATGATGCAAGTAAATAA
- a CDS encoding GntR family transcriptional regulator yields MPKVKNNNADNLIILEREINEPIGDYAVRCLEYNIINMALLPGTFISEKIVSEVLSISRTPIREAFSRLEKMHLMEIYPQKGTMVSLIDTSIVEETSFMRMVLEKEIIKIVCKNQTEKDLKLINKNIEQYEKNINTNKVYELLKLDNEFHELLFSIADKKLTFSLIRDSIKHFNRARIFNIMEMDRTRTLTEHKNILSYIKEKNIRKLIPLMEVHLTHVKDDLVFLKNKFPEYFK; encoded by the coding sequence ATGCCGAAAGTTAAGAACAATAATGCTGATAATTTAATAATATTAGAGAGAGAAATTAATGAGCCTATAGGCGACTATGCTGTTAGATGTTTAGAATATAACATTATCAATATGGCATTGCTTCCAGGTACTTTTATTAGTGAGAAAATAGTAAGCGAGGTATTGTCTATAAGCAGAACTCCTATAAGAGAGGCTTTCTCAAGACTTGAAAAGATGCATTTAATGGAAATATACCCTCAAAAAGGAACTATGGTATCATTGATAGATACTTCTATTGTTGAAGAAACTAGCTTTATGAGAATGGTGCTTGAAAAAGAAATAATCAAAATAGTTTGCAAGAATCAGACAGAAAAAGATTTAAAATTAATAAATAAAAATATAGAACAGTATGAAAAGAACATAAATACTAATAAAGTTTATGAACTTCTCAAATTGGATAATGAATTTCATGAGTTATTATTCTCAATAGCAGACAAAAAATTGACATTCAGTTTGATAAGAGATTCTATAAAACATTTTAACAGAGCTAGAATATTCAATATAATGGAAATGGATAGAACTAGAACATTAACAGAGCATAAAAATATACTTTCCTATATAAAAGAAAAAAACATAAGAAAACTTATTCCTCTCATGGAAGTACATTTAACGCATGTAAAAGATGATTTGGTGTTTTTAAAAAATAAATTCCCTGAATATTTTAAATAG